From a region of the Methanolinea sp. genome:
- a CDS encoding ATPase, which yields MAGEEIALMTVEMVEASQLGMKAIGAALAVGLTGLATAIAEMTIGSAAVGATAENKDVFGLVLLLTVIPETIVIFGLVVALLLIF from the coding sequence ATGGCAGGAGAAGAAATTGCATTAATGACCGTTGAAATGGTAGAGGCATCACAGCTGGGTATGAAGGCAATTGGTGCCGCGCTCGCTGTAGGACTGACCGGACTTGCGACAGCTATCGCAGAGATGACCATCGGCTCTGCAGCCGTCGGGGCAACTGCCGAAAACAAGGATGTCTTCGGGCTGGTCCTGCTGCTGACCGTTATTCCTGAAACTATCGTCATCTTTGGTCTCGTGGTCGCGCTGCTTCTGATATTCTAA
- a CDS encoding V-type ATP synthase subunit I, with protein sequence MLAPEEMSRVLIAAPNDLLAPVIAELQRQRLFHIEDFVENDAEEYAGFRIGVPMEGAGETSKELLRLRSVIAAFSVRPEDLTPSEKARESQLKAQIEHELPAIEAEVEELISRRMVLENQARELDQKIEGLTPFAEMPVDLALLRGYDTLTFFAGSVARTFDPGVPHEAYYSESKGGKLFVAAVPVQYRQDVERKLLDAQFQAIPIPDEEGTAKARIGAYRAQRDAIKDEIGGILARIEDLRKEHAEFLASCDELLSLDAERSEAPLRFATTDHAFVAEGWVPTNMVASLKDGVAAATGGRAFVADRPAEPGHDLPPVEYHNVNFAKPSQFLLDVYSRPKYAEIDPTLVMAIIFPVFFGIILGDVGYGLILLAMSLGLRKIITGDDARMLLNVLRNAAISSIIFGFLYSEFLGFSIPGLDSIMPNRHLNIGVVEGSHGHGPAVPELMIMTAWIGIAYITLGRLLGILNHARYGHGSHRTLAMLANLGWILVMWGILVMIWSAFPLPLMPDLTGYPALVAGISLPVIIGGMMAVIGIALIIRESALEIVELPTILSHVLSFARLMGVGLSSVAIAMVVNYIAIGLIIEPQLKNFGIISIVFIIMGVFVFLLGHLFNAILGLLGGGLQSLRLNYVEFFTKFYKGGGEKYNPFGMKRRFMED encoded by the coding sequence ATGCTGGCGCCTGAGGAGATGAGCAGGGTTCTCATCGCTGCACCAAACGACCTGTTGGCACCGGTTATCGCGGAGCTCCAGCGCCAGCGGCTCTTTCACATCGAGGACTTTGTCGAAAACGATGCGGAAGAGTATGCAGGGTTCCGGATCGGGGTTCCTATGGAGGGAGCCGGTGAAACCTCGAAAGAGTTGCTCCGGCTGCGCTCCGTTATTGCAGCTTTCTCAGTGCGGCCGGAAGATCTTACTCCCAGCGAGAAGGCCAGGGAGTCGCAGTTGAAGGCGCAAATCGAGCACGAGCTCCCTGCAATAGAAGCAGAAGTGGAAGAGCTCATCTCCCGGAGGATGGTGCTCGAGAACCAGGCGAGGGAGCTTGATCAGAAGATCGAGGGACTTACCCCCTTTGCCGAAATGCCGGTCGACCTTGCACTGCTCAGAGGATACGACACCCTGACTTTCTTTGCCGGATCCGTTGCCAGGACATTCGATCCCGGTGTGCCGCACGAAGCATACTACTCCGAGTCAAAAGGAGGAAAGCTGTTCGTTGCAGCCGTCCCGGTGCAGTACCGCCAGGATGTAGAGCGAAAACTCCTTGATGCCCAGTTCCAGGCAATCCCTATTCCCGATGAGGAGGGGACGGCAAAGGCGAGGATTGGCGCGTATCGTGCACAGCGGGACGCGATAAAAGATGAGATTGGAGGTATCCTGGCAAGGATCGAAGATCTCAGAAAGGAGCATGCCGAATTCCTGGCTTCCTGCGATGAACTCCTGTCCCTGGATGCTGAGCGGTCAGAGGCTCCGCTCCGGTTTGCAACAACGGACCATGCATTCGTGGCAGAAGGCTGGGTCCCGACCAACATGGTCGCATCCCTGAAGGACGGGGTTGCTGCGGCAACGGGCGGCAGGGCGTTTGTCGCTGATCGGCCGGCTGAACCAGGCCACGATCTTCCCCCGGTCGAGTACCACAATGTCAACTTCGCAAAGCCGAGCCAGTTCCTGCTGGACGTGTATTCGCGGCCCAAGTATGCCGAGATCGATCCCACGCTGGTCATGGCTATAATATTCCCGGTATTCTTCGGGATTATCCTTGGCGACGTGGGGTACGGGTTGATCCTGCTTGCCATGAGCCTTGGGCTCCGCAAGATCATCACGGGTGATGATGCCCGGATGCTGCTGAACGTGCTGCGTAATGCTGCTATCTCGAGCATCATCTTTGGATTCCTGTACAGCGAGTTCCTGGGCTTCAGTATACCCGGGCTTGATTCTATCATGCCGAACAGGCACCTGAACATCGGGGTCGTGGAAGGAAGTCATGGTCACGGACCTGCTGTTCCGGAACTGATGATCATGACCGCCTGGATCGGGATTGCATACATCACCCTCGGAAGGCTGCTGGGTATTCTCAACCATGCCCGGTACGGGCACGGGTCGCACCGGACCCTTGCGATGCTGGCAAACCTTGGCTGGATCCTCGTGATGTGGGGTATCCTGGTCATGATCTGGTCCGCATTCCCTTTGCCGCTCATGCCTGACCTCACAGGATATCCGGCACTTGTTGCAGGCATCTCCCTCCCTGTTATCATAGGAGGGATGATGGCGGTTATCGGCATCGCCCTCATTATCCGGGAATCGGCGCTCGAGATCGTCGAACTTCCCACCATCCTGTCCCACGTGCTCTCGTTCGCACGTCTGATGGGTGTGGGGCTCTCTTCAGTTGCTATCGCCATGGTGGTGAACTACATCGCCATCGGGCTGATCATTGAACCGCAGTTGAAAAATTTCGGTATTATCAGTATCGTGTTCATCATCATGGGAGTATTCGTGTTTCTCCTCGGGCACCTCTTCAATGCCATCCTGGGGCTGCTCGGCGGCGGACTCCAGTCTCTCAGGTTGAACTACGTCGAATTCTTCACCAAGTTTTACAAGGGTGGTGGAGAGAAGTACAATCCCTTTGGTATGAAACGAAGATTCATGGAGGACTAA
- a CDS encoding V-type ATP synthase subunit E, translated as MGLEVVIEEIRERGKKEADHIRKETQAEVRSILQAAQEKAERIKLSVDQDVERQAGHIMSQEVSAANLIVKRRLLNTQKELLDQVYAAALSTIAGLPQDFHRNAMKTLLSRALPEIPEGIVRSAARDSDTLGSILSADPSFKGYIRGDPVAIDGGVIIESKDGELLIDYSYQTMLNGIWETGLKDASGILFG; from the coding sequence ATGGGACTGGAAGTGGTCATCGAAGAGATCAGGGAGAGGGGAAAGAAAGAAGCGGACCATATCAGGAAAGAGACCCAGGCAGAAGTCAGAAGTATCCTGCAGGCTGCCCAGGAGAAGGCAGAGCGGATCAAACTGTCTGTCGACCAGGACGTGGAGCGGCAGGCAGGCCACATCATGAGCCAGGAAGTCTCTGCTGCAAACCTGATCGTCAAACGCAGGCTCCTGAATACCCAGAAGGAGCTTCTCGACCAGGTCTATGCAGCTGCCCTCTCGACCATAGCGGGGCTTCCACAAGACTTTCACCGGAACGCGATGAAGACCCTTCTTTCAAGAGCTCTGCCAGAGATCCCTGAAGGCATTGTCCGTTCCGCTGCCAGGGACAGTGATACCCTCGGCAGCATCCTCTCCGCAGACCCCTCCTTTAAAGGATATATCAGGGGTGACCCGGTCGCAATTGACGGAGGGGTCATCATCGAGAGTAAAGACGGTGAACTCCTGATCGATTACAGCTACCAGACGATGTTGAACGGCATATGGGAGACAGGGTTGAAGGATGCATCGGGGATCCTGTTCGGGTAA
- a CDS encoding V-type ATP synthase subunit C — protein sequence MSDFTSGPKPYVYVCTRLRVRKSKLIQREDYLRLLNMGIPEITRFIEETQYKKEIDELATSFTGIDLIELALSWNLAKEYQNIQLITPGVLKRFTQSYLRRWDIQNVLAIFRGKMQGMKPGKIREVMVPAGELDRAFLDRLIKEESPEQILEALKGQSVYPVIAAGFAAALEEESFARVENELYQQFYANLLAEARSGFKGGRQFLQYIMLDIDITNIRNMFRLRAGRLHEDARTMVIDGGVFSIEEFQQLINIEEDQEFIDALKSKVRLKPLLLLLDELAGGRKTLREIEIDLIKVQLTHMESLSKMNPFSIHPILTYLEKKKYEIFNLRAIARGKEVNLPTDRIRGYLVM from the coding sequence ATGTCTGATTTTACCTCAGGCCCCAAACCCTATGTCTACGTCTGTACGAGGTTGCGGGTGAGAAAGTCAAAGCTCATCCAGCGGGAGGACTACCTCCGGCTGCTGAACATGGGGATCCCGGAAATAACCCGTTTCATTGAAGAGACCCAGTACAAAAAGGAGATCGATGAACTTGCCACCTCGTTCACCGGAATCGACCTCATCGAACTTGCGCTGTCCTGGAACCTGGCAAAAGAGTATCAGAATATCCAGTTGATCACCCCCGGCGTTCTCAAGCGCTTTACCCAGTCATACCTGAGGAGGTGGGACATCCAGAATGTTCTCGCCATCTTCAGGGGTAAGATGCAGGGTATGAAACCAGGGAAGATACGGGAGGTCATGGTGCCTGCCGGTGAACTCGACAGGGCCTTCCTTGACCGGCTGATCAAGGAGGAGAGCCCGGAGCAGATCCTGGAAGCGCTCAAGGGGCAATCGGTATACCCGGTCATTGCAGCCGGGTTTGCTGCTGCCCTGGAGGAGGAATCGTTTGCCAGGGTGGAAAATGAGCTCTACCAGCAGTTCTATGCAAACCTGCTCGCAGAAGCACGTAGCGGGTTCAAGGGCGGCAGGCAGTTCCTGCAGTACATCATGCTCGATATTGATATCACCAATATCAGGAACATGTTCAGGCTCCGGGCAGGCCGGCTGCACGAAGACGCACGGACCATGGTAATTGACGGAGGGGTGTTCTCGATCGAGGAATTCCAGCAGCTCATCAACATCGAGGAGGACCAGGAATTCATCGATGCCCTGAAATCAAAGGTGCGTTTGAAACCGCTGCTCCTGCTCCTCGATGAACTGGCAGGTGGCCGGAAGACGCTGCGGGAGATCGAAATAGACCTGATCAAGGTCCAGCTTACCCATATGGAGTCTCTCTCCAAGATGAACCCGTTCTCGATACACCCCATTCTCACCTACCTTGAGAAGAAGAAATATGAGATCTTCAACCTCCGGGCGATT